GGTTTGATAAGGCGTGGCTTGTggaagcatttttaatatttcttttttctttttaaaagaaaagataacTTCTGATTATTCAAGACTACAGAACAGAAGTTGTGCCACATGACATGTTAATGGAACTATCACTTCCTTGGAAagctaatatttaaaataaaagcgAGCCAATGCCTCCATTTTCATTCTCAGCATCTAGTGCTCTACATCATCTGTCTTCCATACAAACTCTCTAGCAAGTAGATTTACATTTGGCAAACACAGTGAACGGGAGGATGGATGAGAAAAATTTGGAAGCTTCTATCTAGCACCTTCAGTTTATACAGCTCTGGGCCATTTTCCAGGTTTTATACTGCATTACTGAAGTTAAAACACTATCCTCCAAGCAGTATCTGTGGATGTTGCTGTAACATGAGAAATCAAAGGACGTGTTCTGTGACATGGTGAGCTGAGAAGGAGGTGCACAAGAAGTTAACAATGTCGTTTGTGTGCCTGGACCCTCAACTTTAACTTTTGTCCTTTTACAATGGCAAAAGCAATGTCTTCAAAAATGAACCatactttcttctgtttgcagtgTATAGTACTTTTGATCATTAcaggaaatgacagaaaaactgCATGTTAGCGTGCTTTCTGAAACTGGGCTAGTGAACAATCACATCCCTAAGATAATACTATGCTTTCTATAAGGAACAAACTTAgtaactcacttttttttttccagtttgctaTAATTTTGTGATATGAAAGTAGAACATAAAGACATCTTTCTTGATCAAGTAAATCCTCAAAGAACACTGGagtgggagattttttttcccttttcaacaGTTTAAAATGCAAAGGCAAAACCTGTATCACAGGAACAGAGATGCCTTCCTGAAACTTGTAATATGGTAAAAGTATTTCCAAAGTCTGTAATCTGTTTGATGCAATACAACAAAACACATACTCTAAGCAGAAATGTGAAGACAGAACATTCCTCACTTTTCTTAACTTATAGGATCAGTTCTATAACCGAGATTGGAACACCCAACCAAATAATAGATATCAACTCAATCACAGAGGCTGAACAACTTTTCGTTAACACAAGTGTGAACTACGCATCCAGTCAGCAGAACACAGGTTGTCTCTTTGTCTAGCTTCAACACGCAACACTATGCCTCGCAGTGTCAGAAAATGCTCAGTTGGCACACAGACTAACTTACCTTAGAGTGTGTAGGAATATCAAAGTTTATCACCACATCTACATGTGGGATATCCAGACCTCTGCTTGCAACATCAGTAGCCAGCAGAATAGAACGTGCCTTTGCCTTGAACTTGTTTAGGGAGCCCAATCGTTTGttctggaagaaaggaaaacaaaacggTAATGAGAGAATAATGTTCACTCTAGTTAATATGCTCTTGTTGAAATACTGTTAGAGAAGAACTGGAGGAGAAACCACCCCAAAAAATAGAAACCTCACTTCTCTAATTGCTTTTTGATCTATTACAGAAATCAGGGGCAGCATTCACATTAGACTAGCTTCTAGGGCTCAGTCCAGTCCACTAGTTGTGAAATACTCCTTCTGCGAGGTAGCTGTGACTCATCATGGTACAGCCCATTTCCCAAGTGACATGTCTCCTGTCTATTCCGTTCTGTGAGATATGCCCATACCTGACTCATCTGCCCATGGAGAGGAATGGCAGTGAACCCCAGGTTGCggagcagcagagcagtccTCTGAGTATTGTTACATGTACTACAGAATATCATGAAAGAATTTCCAGCTAGTTCATTCAAGATATGAACCAAGTAGCTGTCCTGTAAGGAAAaatggaggggggaaaaaaagatagtCACATATGCTACATTAAAGAGTAAGTTCAGTATAAGCcagagaaaatgacaaaatattttgcagatgtgGGAACAACAAgacaagatacagaaaaaagaaGATAAGGTGTATTACCTTGAATTTGGATGGGATGAAAATGTAGTACTGCTGTAGCTTTTCAACAGTCTgatatttggaagaaacagCGCATTTAACAGGATTCTTCAGAGCAGCACGCTGGAGTTTTTGAACCTTGGAAGATTAAAGTAAGTTAATACCACATGGACAGAGACTTTGCCAGAAGCCTGGACATGTACCAGGCAGCCTAGACAGTGTAGCCTGATGGAAGGATAATTAAAGCAGAGTACTCTGCTCTCACCTGCTTGGTCATAGTGGCAGAAAACAGGAACGTCTTCCTGTCTCGGGGAATCACTTTCAGTATCTTATCTACCTGtagaaagatgaaagaaagaaatgctgtatGCAACAGCAATCAAGCTATAAACCCCCTCCAAATATAACCATCAAGTGAGGAGTTCTGCCCTGCATGCAACTTCAGCTCACACTAGGAATATATTTCCCTTCTTCTCAGGGGAAGTTTTGGGCTGAAACTTTGATAGTCATGCAGTGTGCGCTCTAGAAGTCAAACAGCAGTGCAAATAGCAAGCAATATTCCTGCAGGAAGGTGTATGTGATTGCCCCATGTGTTACTGTAGAACACGTCAGGCATTCCAGAGAAATCAGTAGACTTCATAGACAAAATGCCTCCTAGTACTCTGCAGAACTCTGCTGCAAAGTTCAGCTCTTACCACAGGCTTCCATACAATTATCAGATCTTCACTACTATTTGCTATTAACTTCTACAGAACGACTCACTGAAACATTTACTACATGACTGCATGAAGCAATTTAAAGGGACTCTCCTGTGGCGTTccaaaaaatcttcctttagCACATTCCTACCTCTGTCTCAAAATCCATGTTAAGGATCCGGTCAGCTTCATCCATCACTAAGAATTTCAGAGCTCGTAAGTTGAAGCCCTTTGTGTTCTCCAGGTGATCAACTAGACGCCCAGGGGTTGCTACCCAGAGAATCAGAGAGAACAAGTtaagaatgaaagcaaaggaaaagatcAAAAGAGGTACATCATCTGTTACAGAAACGGAATTCTTCACTGAAGAGAAGGCAGATTGCTTTGTGGGAAGCACTCTTTCAGAGGTTATCcttgaagtgttttgaaataagACTAATGGAGTCAGACTCTCTGAAGAGCACCGCACCCAGCCcctcaaaaagcaaaacaaaactgactgCGTATCAGATGTACTGAGAAGAACAAGACCAGGGTTTTGAATATGTCAGGAGAACAAAGAGCCAAGGCAAAGGCAATCTAAGAGGCATGCTTTGGAATGAGTTCATAGCAGCAAGGTTACTGATGCCTACTCTACAAACATAAGCTGGAACTCAGTTCTCAGGATTAAATCAAATGAAGGATGTACTTTCACTTCTTCAAATACACAAAAGCTCGTGTCAACTCTTTCTTTGGATGACTGCAATTTGATCATATTCATACCCAGTACCTCCTGCCCATTGACTTACCAATTATAATATGTGGCTTCTTGGCTAAAGCCAGAGATTGAGACATCGTGTCAATTCCACCCACAATAACCGCTGCAGGACAAACAGAATAGTGTCAGTCTTTCAGTTTAGCAACAGCCAACCTTTCGAACCTTAATGTGTTTCCTACCACTCCGTGCCACCCACAACAGCACTAGACAaatgaaaagtttgttttctttatgagaATTCACTCTATTTCTGCACACCTGACCTTCCCAGGCCTCTTAAGCTATATACTGAAGCCCTTACCAGCCTCAAACATTTTTTCACAGTTCAAGACCTACAGACAGAATCTATTTCTTGCAGCCTAACTCAGATGCAGAGTCTTGGAATTccaaaaacattcacaaaaaaataacagtttgaagaaaagattaaattacAACGTGCTACAGAGCAGATCTCTATGCAATTTAACTGAACACAAACTTATTATTGGGAATATTATCTGCAGAAGAACTGCAGAGTGTTCCATAATGGAAGACCGCACCGTCACAAGCAGTTTCTTTCCCACAACTGGTATGTCTGTCTTCTAGGCAAGGCTACTTACCACTGTGTACACCAATGGAAGATCCAAGAGCTTCAAACTGCTCTGAGATTTGGAAGGCCAGCTCCCTTGTTGGTGTGAGGACAAGAGCAAATAATCGTTgaggtgcctccagcagtgctTGAAGAATTGGCAGAGCAAAAGCTCCTGTTTTACCTGAGCCAGTTTCTGCCAGTCCAATTATATCTCTGCCTACAAGCAAGAAGCAAAAATCTATACTGAAGAAAGAGGCCCTCAAGGAACTGTGCAAAAAGCACAAGAATTCCCTAAGGATAAAAAGAACAGCCTCCGCAATAactccacaaagaaaaaaaaaagaaaagatacacaaagggtgaaggaaaataaagaacttCAGAACATGTCTACAGAATTTTAAGACTTTAACTTCATATGTACAACAGCAATAATTACAGTCCTGATTCCTTTCGTTCTTCAGTTAAATTTCGGCCAATATGTAAGTTTTCATACATCTCACAAACCACAATGTATTTTGTTCCATAGATTAAAACAGTAATCTAAACCTGCTTGCAGACAGCAAGGATTAAAACAGCAAGTCCtctacacaaaaaaaaaaaaaaaaaaaaaaaaaaaaacaatatatgcAACAGAGTAGAATTCTTCAGCAGGATCCATTCTAACTTCCTAAATTCCAACAGCTGAGAAGAACATGTTGCCAACAgactttaaagagaaaactcaGGAATGcaatcttatttttgttttttgaagaaaatattgtatGTGCATTAAAAGAGTATGACAATAGTTAAGTACCAGGACAGAGCAGACACTaagtttatttccatttttaaaccAGTGTCACTACATTAAACTGCTGTTGTGAATTCATGACAGAGTCTTTTCTAATAAGAAATATTCCAGAGGCAAGAATATTTCCCGaatttaataatgtattttccagCATTCCAGGATGATTATAGAAAGTCATGGTGGCTTCATTACTTCTCACTCCAGAACTCTAATTCAAGGAATTGTCTGCTCACTACAAAGCAGGTTACACAATGCAATCAGTCAAGGTATCTCCAATTTCAGACGCACAGTGTAGATCTCTAACAGAAGATGCACAGTCCTAAGTCTATCAGAAGCATCCAGAGTATCTCTGAGTACTTCAGAAAGACCATGGGCAAGGGTGACTAGCAGCTCATAACTGAAAACCATTATATTTAACATGGAGTGCCAGAACTATCCAACAGTAGCGAACACATAAGAACCCACACACTAATCTGAAAGTTCGAAATAACAGGCAGTGCCACAGGGGAAATTAACATTTCAAGCTCCACCAGGAAAGGTCATAAGAATGACCACTGAGATTACTTTTATACAGAAGTCTTCCATGATGAAATTAGAATGCTTTCAGCCCTGCCAATACTCACTCAGCAAAGTTAACTCCCTCAGAGCTCCTGAGGCATCCATACCCACAACTGGGATCAGAGAAGCATGCTACTCACCTTGCAGAGCCACAGGAATAGCCTCAACTTGAATCTTTGTTGGTACCTTCCATCCTAACTGGTCACAAGCTTCACACAGGACATCTGTCACTCCCTGAACATTAGTGAAAAGAAGAACAGGAAACAACCACCATTAGGGAGTTCTAAACTAAGTCACTGACTTGCATACATACTGCAACAGAGCCAAGCTTCTCTCTAACACGGCCAAATCCCATCAGGCCCTTAAGTCACCTACACAGAAGGGAGGGTTGCTCACGGAGATGCTCGCTTCCACCAGTACCACCCCAGATCTTCCCAAACCCACTAAAAGCGACTGCCATCAGTAAGAGACTAGTCATTCCCCCCTAGTTTATGCAAGCAGCTTTCCACACACAGacagctgccttccttcctccGCGGGGGGAT
The nucleotide sequence above comes from Oxyura jamaicensis isolate SHBP4307 breed ruddy duck chromosome 1, BPBGC_Ojam_1.0, whole genome shotgun sequence. Encoded proteins:
- the DDX47 gene encoding probable ATP-dependent RNA helicase DDX47, whose translation is MAAGEARGSPAEQEEAAEAPEAAARSFKELGVTDVLCEACDQLGWKVPTKIQVEAIPVALQGRDIIGLAETGSGKTGAFALPILQALLEAPQRLFALVLTPTRELAFQISEQFEALGSSIGVHSAVIVGGIDTMSQSLALAKKPHIIIATPGRLVDHLENTKGFNLRALKFLVMDEADRILNMDFETEVDKILKVIPRDRKTFLFSATMTKQVQKLQRAALKNPVKCAVSSKYQTVEKLQQYYIFIPSKFKDSYLVHILNELAGNSFMIFCSTCNNTQRTALLLRNLGFTAIPLHGQMSQNKRLGSLNKFKAKARSILLATDVASRGLDIPHVDVVINFDIPTHSKDYIHRVGRTARAGRSGKSITFVTQYDVELFQRIEHLIGKKLPAFPMQEEEVMMLTERVAEAQRFARMELREQGEKKRSRNGDDDDTEEALGVRKKVAGGKKKKRKAF